From the Burkholderia glumae LMG 2196 = ATCC 33617 genome, one window contains:
- a CDS encoding efflux transporter outer membrane subunit, with translation MPRKGVWPVRAAGGLVAAGAALALAGCVSYAGIHSDKQVAPASQFDSARSLPAEGGQWPALDWASQFGDPQLPRLIDEALAGNPSIAQAQARLAKASSYIEASRATLLPKVEGRYSWSRELYSGNGLYPPPYGGNWYSENNVLASASWELDLWGKNREKLRSVVSQRKAAQAEFEQARVTLATSVARTYNQLAQLYALREIAQREIRNRETVGKITEGRVGAGLDTNVERQTARGNVATCESTLSDLDGRITTVRYQLAALLGKGPDRGLAIDTPVLNPGGAITLPDTIPADLVSRRADLVAARWQVEAAMHDVKETKAEFFPDVNLAAGFGFDAFGWGNFLKFASRQAQFGPAIHLPIFHGGALRAQLKGAYADYDLSVANYNQTLIGALNDVATQVASIRALDRQMGDAQRALDASTRAYELAVVRYKAGLSPQLQVLSADNSRLDAEQSVTNLVMRRRDLQIGLIKALGGGFDAAGSPLAAAGTAPQAAAAQQAAN, from the coding sequence ATGCCGCGCAAGGGCGTGTGGCCGGTACGCGCGGCCGGTGGTCTCGTCGCGGCCGGCGCCGCGCTCGCGCTGGCCGGCTGCGTCAGCTACGCGGGCATCCACAGCGACAAGCAGGTCGCGCCGGCCTCGCAATTCGACAGTGCGCGCAGCCTGCCGGCCGAGGGCGGCCAGTGGCCCGCGCTGGACTGGGCCAGCCAGTTCGGCGACCCGCAGCTGCCGCGCCTGATCGACGAGGCGCTCGCTGGCAACCCGAGCATCGCGCAGGCCCAGGCGCGGCTCGCGAAAGCGTCCTCGTACATCGAAGCGTCGCGCGCGACGCTGCTGCCGAAAGTGGAGGGTCGCTATTCGTGGAGCCGCGAACTGTACTCGGGCAACGGCCTCTATCCGCCGCCCTACGGCGGCAACTGGTACAGCGAGAACAACGTGCTGGCGAGTGCCTCGTGGGAGCTCGACCTCTGGGGCAAGAACCGCGAGAAGCTGCGCTCGGTGGTGTCGCAGCGCAAGGCCGCGCAGGCCGAGTTCGAGCAGGCGCGCGTGACGCTCGCGACCTCGGTGGCACGCACCTACAACCAGCTCGCCCAGCTCTACGCGCTGCGTGAGATCGCGCAGCGCGAGATCCGCAACCGCGAGACGGTGGGCAAGATCACCGAGGGCCGCGTCGGTGCCGGGCTCGACACCAACGTGGAACGGCAGACCGCGCGCGGCAACGTGGCCACCTGCGAGTCGACGCTGTCCGATCTGGACGGCCGGATCACCACGGTGCGCTATCAGCTCGCGGCGCTGCTCGGCAAGGGGCCCGACCGCGGCCTGGCGATCGACACGCCGGTGCTGAACCCGGGCGGTGCAATCACGCTGCCCGACACGATCCCGGCCGACCTGGTGTCGCGCCGGGCCGACCTGGTTGCCGCGCGCTGGCAGGTCGAGGCAGCGATGCACGACGTGAAGGAAACCAAGGCCGAGTTCTTCCCCGACGTGAACCTCGCGGCCGGCTTCGGTTTCGATGCGTTCGGCTGGGGCAATTTCCTGAAGTTCGCGAGCCGTCAGGCCCAGTTCGGGCCGGCCATCCACCTGCCGATCTTCCATGGCGGCGCCTTGCGTGCGCAACTGAAGGGCGCCTACGCGGACTACGACCTGAGCGTGGCGAACTACAACCAGACGCTGATCGGCGCGCTCAACGACGTGGCCACGCAAGTGGCCTCGATCCGCGCGCTGGACCGGCAGATGGGTGACGCGCAGCGCGCGCTCGACGCCTCGACGCGCGCCTACGAACTCGCCGTGGTCCGCTACAAGGCCGGACTGTCGCCGCAACTGCAGGTGCTGAGCGCCGACAACAGCCGGCTGGACGCCGAGCAGTCGGTGACCAACCTCGTGATGCGGCGCCGCGACTTGCAGATCGGCCTGATCAAGGCGCTCGGCGGCGGCTTCGACGCGGCGGGCTCGCCGCTCGCGGCCGCCGGCACGGCACCGCAGGCAGCGGCGGCGCAGCAGGCCGCCAATTGA
- a CDS encoding MarR family winged helix-turn-helix transcriptional regulator, whose amino-acid sequence MPDPSTPPPAGLSVSAYPINDSVGYLLSRVRSLMTNLVTQRTQTELGITGTQASMLFMLAVGKCSTAAELAREYAIDASAVTRLLDRVEKRGLLSRVRSHEDRRVVRLELTDEGRELAERMPEIFISVLDRLLDGFTPEEVGFLKSMLRRILSNYCGETSSGSSGGNAS is encoded by the coding sequence ATGCCGGACCCTTCCACGCCCCCGCCGGCCGGCCTGTCCGTGTCCGCGTATCCGATCAACGACAGCGTCGGCTACCTGCTTTCGCGCGTGCGCTCGCTGATGACCAACCTCGTCACGCAGCGCACCCAGACCGAGCTCGGCATCACCGGCACCCAGGCCAGCATGTTGTTCATGCTCGCGGTCGGCAAATGCTCGACGGCGGCCGAACTGGCGCGCGAGTACGCGATCGATGCGAGCGCCGTCACACGCCTGCTTGACCGCGTCGAGAAACGCGGCCTGCTCTCGCGCGTGCGCAGCCACGAGGACCGACGCGTGGTGCGCCTCGAACTGACCGACGAGGGCCGCGAACTTGCGGAACGGATGCCGGAAATTTTCATCAGCGTGCTCGATCGCCTGCTCGACGGCTTCACGCCCGAGGAAGTCGGTTTCCTGAAAAGCATGCTGCGCCGCATTCTGAGCAATTACTGCGGCGAAACCAGCAGCGGCAGCAGCGGCGGCAACGCTTCGTAA